A segment of the Nocardia higoensis genome:
CGGGGAGGGCACACTGGATGTCGCTGCCCTGCAAGGGGTCTCGTGGGATGACGCGGGCTCCTGGCCCGATGAGGAATGGACGTCGGCCAGGGCGCTGGGTGAACTGAGCGGAGTGCCGCGCAGGCGCACGGGCATCGGGCTCCGGCTGCGCGAAGGCGGACTGGTACGGGCGTGGGCCAAGGATCATCGGGGACTGCGGGCGGCGCTGACCGAAGCGCTGCGCTCGCGCGCCGACGACCGAGGCGAGAACAACGGCGAGGAGAGCGCGTGAGGCGAGACCGAGTGATCGCGATCGTGGAAGCCGTCGTGGCCGCTGTGCTCATGGTCGCCGCGGTGGCGAGCTGGCGCGGTGGCGTGGTGGACACCTCGTTCGCGGCGCAAGGTGAGGTGCCCGCTCATGATTCGGTGCGCTATGTGGGTCCATGGCTCGTGCTGGCCGCCACGCTGGTCGCCGTGGCCGGGCTGACTCTCGTCGACGCCACCGCCCGGGTACGGCGGACTCGTTCGCTGCGCCCCTGACCGCTCGCGCTGTCCGTCCACTCCGGCTGGACCGGGAAGTGGCACACCACGTCGGCCCGCGGCCGCTCGTACTCAGTCCCAGTTCTGATAGACGTCGAGCACCCGTCCGTTGTGGGTGCCGGGCGCGTTGAGGAAGATCGAGACGGTGCCGTCGGGGTGCCGGGCGCTCTCGGAGATCACCTGCCGCAGCGAGGCGCGGATGTTGCCGTTCTCGTCGCGCCACAGCGTGGTCTCCGGATGCAGACCCGCGCCCAGGGCGCGGGGCGGGATCACCATCGTCACCAGCGCGGGGATCGGACCGCCCGCCAGCCACACGGTCTCGTCGTGGTTGAGGTGGACGCCGGCGCGGCCCTCATCGAGGGCGAGGACGGGTTCGGCCGCGGTCGCCGGCCCCGCGCAGACGACCAGGGCGGCCACGGCGCCGATGGTGACCGAGGCGAGACCGATCGCCACCGACCTGATCGGCGCACGACCGACCGACGGCGAACCTACCGACGCTGAACCTGCCGACGTGGAGAGCATGTGAACCTTCCCGACGCTGGGTGCCCGACCCACAGAGAGTACGCACCGGCCGCGCCCCTCGCGGGTAATCCGCGACAAACCGTTTCCGGCGCGTCGTTGCGGTGCGTATCACGTGTCCTACACCCTGTCGTCGACGCCCTCCGGCGGGGCTGCGACACTGGAGGCCGTGAGTTCTTCTCCGCGCGCGACCAGTGCCTCCTCGATCGGTGACGTGTCGGCGGCGGTGTCCGCCCGCCTGTTCGACCGGGCAGCTTCGGTGATCCCCGGCGGGGTCAATTCGCCGGTTCGCGCCTTCAAGGGCGTCGGCGGGACGCCCCGCTTCATCGCCTCGGCGGCGGGCTGCACCATGACCGACGTCGACGGCAACGAATACGTCGATCTCGTCTGCTCCTGGGGCCCGATGATCCTCGGCCACGCCCATCCGGCGGTGGTGGAGGCGGTGCGCGAGGCCGCGCTCGGCGGCCTGTCCTTCGGCGCTCCGACCGAGGCCGAGATCGAGCTGGCCGAGCACATCGTCGAGCGTGTCGAGCCGGTCGAGCGGGTGCGGCTGGTGAATTCGGGCACCGAGGCGACCATGAGCGCGGTGCGGCTGGCGCGCGGCTGCACTGGACGCACCAAGATCATCAAGTTCGCCGGCTGCTACCACGGTCACGTGGACGCGCTGCTGGCCGACGCGGGCTCCGGCGTGGCCACCCTCGGCCTGCCCACATCACCCGGCGTGACCGGTGCGCAGGCCGCCGACACCATCGTGCTGCCGTACAACGACCTGGCCGCCGTCGCCGCCGCCTTCCAGGCCCACCCCGGTGAGATCGCCTGTGTGATCACCGAGGCCGCGGCGGGCAACATGGGCGCGGTCGCGCCACTGCCCGGATTCAACGCGGGCCTGCGCGAGCTCACCGCGGCCGACGGCGCGCTGCTGATCATGGACGAGGTCATGACGGGCTTCCGGGTCAGCCGCTCGGGTTGGTACGGCCTCGAGGGCGTGGCGGGCGACCTCTACACCTTCGGCAAGGTGATGAGCGGCGGCCTGCCCGCCGCGGCGTTCGGCGGTCGCGCCGAGTTCATGAACCAGCTCGCCCCGCTCGGACCGGTCTACCAGGCGGGCACACTGTCGGGTAATCCGGTCGCCGTCGCCGCGGGTCTGGCCTCGCTGCGCGCGGCCGACGACGCGGTGTACGCCGCGCTGGACAGCAATGCCCGGCGTCTCGGCGGACTGCTCGGCGAAGCGCTGACGACGGCCGGGGTCGAGCATCAGGTTCAGTTCGCGGGCAATATGGTGAGCGTGTTCTTCGCCGATCGTCCGGTCACCGACTACGCCACCGCCAAGGCCAGCCAGACCTGGCGTTTTCCCGCCTTCTTCCACGCGCTGCTCGACGGTGGCGTCTACGCGCCGCCGAGCGCGTTCGAGGCGTGGTTCGTCTCCGCGGCGCTCGACGAGAACGCATTCGACCGTATCGCCGCCGCCCTGCCCGCCGCCGCTCGCGCGGCCGCGGCCGCCACCCCCGAAGGAATCCGCGCGTGAGTTCCGACCACGACAAACCAGGCGCCGACGGCCACGACCCCGTCGCGGCCACCACCCCCGCCGCCGAGCGGGCCGCCACCGAACCGCCCGTCGACGAGGTGGTGGTCGGGGCCGTCGAGACCCAGGCCGACGAGGTCGACGCCCTCGGGTCGGGGGAAGTGGTCCCCGAGACCACCGTCCTCGAGACCACCGTCACCGAGACCGCAACCACTGAATCCGCAGCCGCCGACGCCCGTATCACCGACTCCGCCGAACTGCGGTCGGTGCAGTCGCAGCCGGCCGCGGCCGGATCCGCGGCCGCCGCGTCCGACGAGGAGGCGCACTCCGCGGTAGCCTCCGCCGCTCCCGCGACGACGAAACCCCGTGCGGAGCAAGCGGACACCGACATCGTCGACGACGAGGTCGAAACCATCGTGCACGTGCTGCGCCACGGCGAGGTGCACAATCCCAACGGGATCCTCTACGGCCGCCTCCCCGGCTTCTCGCTCTCGGTGTCCGGCCGCGCGCAGGCGGGGGCGGTCGCGCGCGCGCTCGCCGATCACGACATCGCCCTGGTCATCGCCTCGCCGCTGCAGCGGGCACAGGAGACCGCCACGCCGATCGCCGAGCAGCACGGGCTGACCGTGCGCACCGACGAGAACCTGATCGAGGCGGGCAACACCTTCGAGGGCCTGCGGGTGTCCGTCGGTGACGGCGCGCTGCGCAAGCCGAGGCACTGGTGGAAGCTGCGCGACCCGTTCACCCCGTCCTGGGGCGAGCCCTATCTGCAGATCGCGCACCGGATGCTGGCCGCGGTCAACAAGGCGCGCGTCGAGGCGGGAGGCCGCGAGGTCGTGCTGGTGTCGCACCAGTTGCCGGTGTGGACGTTGCGCCGTTTCCTGCAGGGACAGCGCCTGTGGCACGACCCGCGCCACCGGCAGTGCTCGCTGGCCTCGCTGACCTCGCTGGTCTATCGCGGCGACACCCTGGTCGACATCGTCTACTCCGAGCCCGCGGGCGCGTCGGATCCCACGGTGCACGGCGCATGAGGCGCCCCGCGTCGGTTCCGCCGAGCCTGCTCGCGCCCGCACGGGCGCCGGGCCGGGTCGTCGCGGCGCTACTGGCGTGCGTGGCGCTGGTCGCCGGGCTCGCGGGCTGCTCCACCGGAACCGACGCGGTGAGCCAAGGCGGGACCTTCGAATTCGTCTCTCCCGGCGGCAAGACCGACATCTACTACGACCCGCCCGGATCGCGCGGCACCATCGGTGAGCTGTCCGGTCCCGACCTGATGAACGACGGCGAGACGATCGCGGTGTCGGACTTCCAGGGCCAGGTCGTGGTGCTCAACCTCTGGGGCCAGTGGTGCGGCCCGTGCCGTGCCGAGGTGCCCGCCCTCGAGGACGTCTACGAGGCGACCAAGGATTCCGGTGTCGCTTTCCTCGGCATCAACGTGCGCGATCCGCAGCGCGACAAGGCACAGGATTTCGTGACCTCCAACAAGGTCGCCTACCCCTCGATCTACGACCCGCCGATGCGCACCCTGCTCGCGCTCGGCGGCAATTTCCCGACCAGCGTGATCCCCACCACCCTGGTGCTCGACCGTGAGCACCGGGTGGCCGCGGTGTTCCTGCGCACGCTGCTGGCCGAGGATCTCCGGCCGGTCGTCGAGCGGATCGCCGGGGAGGCCAGGGCATGACCGTCGTGCTCGCCGGGGTGGGGGATTCGTTCCAGCAGACCGCGGCCACCGGCCCGTTGCTGCTGGCGCTCGGCGCCTGCCTGCTGGCCGGGTTGGTGTCGTTCGCCTCGCCGTGCGTGGTGCCGCTGGTGCCGGGCTATCTGTCCTACCTGGCCGGTCTGGTCGGCGCGGAAGCCCCGCCGGTCACCGCCTCCGAAGCCGTGGAATCGCGCACGGCCACCGCGACCGAGGTGCGTCTCGGGTCGGCGAAATTGCGGGTTGCGGGCGCCGCCGGACTGTTCGTCGCCGGATTCACCGTGGTGTTCGTGCTGGCGACCGCGACGGTCTTCGGCGTCATCGCGACCCTCAATGTGAACCGGGAATTGCTGCAGCGAATCGGCGGCGTGGTCACCATCGTGATGGGCCTGGCCTTCATCGGCCTCATCCCGGCACTGCAGCGCGACACCAGGATGGAGCCGCGCAGGCTCACCAGCCTCGTCGGGGCGCCCCTGCTCGGCGGCGTCTTCGCGCTGGGCTGGACGCCGTGCCTCGGCCCGACGCTGTCCGGGGTCATGGCGGTGGCGGCGGGCACCGAGGGCGCCACGGCCGCGCGCGGCGTCGCCCTCATCGTCGCCTACTGCCTCGGCCTCGGGTTGCCGTTCGTCGTGCTGGCCTTCGGCTCGGCGGGCGCGCTGCGCGGCGTCGGCTGGTTGCGCCGCAATTCCCGCACCATCCAGATCGTCGGCGGCATCCTGCTCGTCGCGGTCGGCGTCGCGCTGGTGACCGGCGCCTGGGATCTGTTCGTCGCCTGGGTGCGCGACGCGTTCGTCTCCGAGGTGACCCTGCCGATATGACCGTGACCGATCAGCGACCCGATTCCGCTCCGAAGACCCCACCGCGTCAGTCCGCCCCCGGCCGGGCGTGGGCGCTGGTGCGCAACACCTGGCGCGGGCTGACCAGCATGCGCACCGCGCTGGTGTTGTTGTTCCTGCTCGCGCTGGCCGCCATTCCCGGCGCGCTGTTGCCCCAGCGCAGCCTCAACGAGCAGAAGGTCGAGCAGTACATCGCCGACCGCCCGACGCTCGGACCGTGGATGGACCGGGCCCAGTTGTTCGACGTGTTCGGCAGCTCCTGGTTCACCGCCATCTACGTGCTGCTGTTCATCTCGCTGGTGGGTTGCATCCTGCCCCGCGCGGTCGATCACTACCGCGCGCTGCGCACCCCGCCGGTGCGGGCGCCGCGCAACCTCGCCCGCCTGCCGCGCCACTACACCGCCGAGTCGGCGCGTACGCCCGAAGAAGTCGTCGGACACGCCAGGACCGGTCTGCGCGGCTGGCGCACCGAGGTCCGCACCGGGGTGGGCCGCGAAGGCGAGATCACCGTCTCCGCCGAGAAGGGCTATCTGCGCGAATTCGGCAACCTGGTATTCCACCTGGCGCTGGTCGGGCTGCTGGCCTCGATCGCGGTGGGCAAGCTGTTCGGCTACGAGGGCAGCGTCATCGTCATCGCCGACGACGGGCCCGGCTTCTGCACCACCTCTCCCGCGGTCTACGACTCGTTCCGCGCGGGCAACGTCAACGACGGCACCGGGATGACCCCGATCTGCGTGCGGGTGAAGGATTTCCGCGCCGACTACCTCGAGACCGGCCAAGCCGAGATGTTCACCTCCAACATCTCCTACCAGGCCGGCGAGGACCTGGCCACCGGCACCTGGCGCGACACCACGCTGCGCGTGAATCATCCGCTGCGCGTCGCGGGCGATCGCATCTACCTGCAGGGCCACGGCTACGCGCCGACCTTCACCGTCACCTTCCCCGACGGGCAGACCAGGACCGAGACCATCCAGTGGGCGCCCACCGACGCCCGCACCTTCCTGTCCGGCGGCGTGCTGCGCATCGACCCGCCCGGCGGCATGTACGCCACCGACGAGGAGCGCCGCAAGAACCAGATCGCCATCGAGGGCCTGTTCGCCCCGACCGCCATGTTGCACGGCAGCCTGCTGACATCGGTCTTCCCGCGCATGGACGACCCGGCCGTAGCCGTGGACATCTACCGCGGCGACACCGGCCTGGACACCGGCCGCCCGCAGTCGCTGTTCTCGCTCGATCAGGAACTGGTGCGTCAGGAGCGGCTGACCAAGGAGGCCAGGGTGAACCTGCGCCCCGGCGAGTCGGCCACGCTGTCCAACGGCACCGTGGTCACCTTCGACGGCGCTAAGGAATTCGTGAACCTGCAGGTCTCGCACGATCCCGCCCAGCAGTGGGTGCTGGTGAGCGCGCTGACCATGATGGCGGGCCTGCTGGTGTCGCTGTTGGTCAAACGGCGTCGGATCTGGATCCGGGTGTACCCGGCGGCGGACGGGGCCGGTACGGTGGATCAACGACGCACCGTAGTAGAGATGGGCGGCCTGGCCAGGACCGACCAGGCGGGCTGGGGCGACGAGTTCGACCGCCTGCGCGCCCGGCTGCTCGACACGGACAACGACACGGCTCGAACCGGGGCCGACAGCACGGGAGACTGACGATGCCGATCGACGACACCCTCGCCCAGTACAGCGACCTGGCCTTCAAATCGGCACTGGTCGTGTACGCGCTGGTGCTCGGGCTGCTGCTGTGGCAGTTCGCTTCCGCGCAGGTCCGCAGGAGCGAGGAGCGCGAACTCGTCGGCGTGGGCGGCGGCAGCGCCGATCGGCCCAGCGGTCCCGGCAAGGTGATCGAGACACCGGCGACCCCGCTGCCGGTGCGCCTGGGCAATATGGCGTTCTCGGTGCTGTTCGTCGCGTTCGCTCTGCACGTCGCCTCGATCGTGTTGCGCGGCTTCGCCACGGACCGGTTCCCGCTGGGCAACATGTACGAGTTCGTCACCATGGCCTGCGCCGCGACCGTGCTCGTCGGCTTCTGGCTGCTGCGCGAACAGCGCCACCGCGCCACCTGGGTGTTCCTGCTGGTGCCCGTGCTGATCCTGATGTTCCTGGCGGGCACGGTCCTCTACGCCGACGCCGCTCCCGTCGTCCCCGCGCTGCGCTCGTTCTGGCTGCCGTTGCACGTGACCATCGTCAGCATCGGCAGCGGGGTCTTCATGGTCTCCGGCGTCGCCAGCCTGCTGTTTCTCTACCGCCTGCGCCAGCCCGAAGGCGAGGAGTCGTCGAACGTCCTGGGCGCCATCGCCCGCCGCCTCCCCGACGCGCGGACCCTGGACCGTCTCGCCTACCGCACCACCATCGTCGGCTTCCCGCTCTTCGGCGCGGGCGTCATCCTCGGCGCCATCTGGGCCGAAGCCGCGTGGGGCCGGTTCTGGGGCTGGGACCCCAAGGAAACCTGCTCCTTCATCGCCTGGGTCCTCTACGCCGCCTACCTGCACGCCAGGGCCACGTCCGGCTGGCGTGACACCAGGGCCGCCTGGATCAACGTCGCCGCATTCGTCGCCATGCTGTTCAACCTCTTCATCATCAACCTGGTGATCAGCGGCCTGCACAGCTACGCCGGCCTGACCTAAAACTCACCGAGACCATGGCCCCTACCACACCCCTGCCTCCGACCTCTCCGGGCGAGATTCTCGCGGAAGAGTTCTTGGAGCCACTCGAGATCAGTCAGAACGCCTCGGCGCGCGCGGTCGGCGTACCGCCCCGGCAGATCAACCAGATCGTGCAAGGAAGCCGGGCGATCACCATCAGGACAGCGCTGCTCTTCGCGCGATATTTCGGCACGACGCCCGAATTCTGGATCAACCTTCAGACGCGCTACGACCTGGTGCGTGAGAAGGAGAACCTGCGAGACAAGCTGGAGAGCATCACGCCCCGGCAGCCGATCGCCTGCTGAGTAGGTGGCACGGCAGGCCGGGAGCAACTCGACGGATCCCGGCCTGGGCGGCTAGTGCTCCTTGGGACCCTCTCTGTCACGGCGCTGCTGCTCGCGCGAGATCCGCCAGAGGAAGTCGGGATCGTCGTCGGGGCCCAAGATCGGGCGACGTCGCGGAGGGGCCGGAGGGGCTACGGACCGATCGATTCTTCCCGGACCGAACGCCTTCCACATCAGCACTGCCACCGCGATCACTGCGATGAGGGCCAACAGATATGCCACGTGGCTCACCTCCTGCTACCGAGGGTAGCCCTGTGAGTGGTCCACGCACAGCGTGGGCCACGGGCGAGTGACCTTCGGCAGCCGGTCAGTGTTCTGTTTTGGCCTCGGTGGTCAGTGACTTCAGCAGTTGCATGACCTCGGACTCGCGGAAGCGGCGATGTCCGCCGGGAGTGCGCAGCGATCCGAGACGGCCCGCGTGTGCCCATCGGGTGACGGTCTTGGGATCGACGTGGAACAGTGCGGCGACTTGCCCGGGGGTCAGCAGGGTGTCCTGGCCGCCGACGGTGATCGCACTCATAGCAAACCTCTCCGTTCTTCGACAGTCCCTCATCAGATGGCGCCATCGTCGCACTCCACCCCCTAGGTACTCGAATCACCTACAGCGGGTAAAGGCGAAGTAATGGACAAATCGGATGCTCGTCCGGTGAGGGCGCGTCGGGCCCGCAAACCGGGTCGCCTACCCTGGTCGGCGTGAGCGAAACGACTGGATCCCACCCGCGGGTGGGCCGCAGCCTGGCCGTCAACCTGGGCTTGTACACCCTGGCGCGGCTGGCCTTGGTCGCCGTGATCGCCGCGGTGGTCTACGGGGTCGCCCGACTCGTCGGTGTGCAGGTGCACCTGCTGCTGGCCGTGCTGGCCGCGGTGCTCATCGCGATGCCGCTGTCGCTGATCTTGTTCAAGGGGCTGCGCGGGCGGGTCAACGCCGATATCGCGGTGGTCGACGCCAAGCGCAGGCAGGACAAGGCGCAGTTGCGGGCGCGGTTGCGCGGTGAGACCGAAGGCGACGATCCGGCATAGGCCACGGCGAGCGAATGCGAGGCTATCGGTGAAGTACTGCGATCGCAGCGCCCCGCGCGACTGGGTGGACAACGCTGTCCGCCTCATCGACGCGGATGCCCAGCGCAGCGCGGACACCCATCTGTTGCGGTATCCGCTGCCCGTCGACTGGAACATCCAGCTCTACCTCAAGGACGAGTCGACCCACATCACCGGCAGCCTCAAGCACCGGCTGGCCCGCTCGCTGTTCCTGTACTCGATCTGCAACGGCTGGATCACCGAGGGCACCACGGTGGTGGAGGCCTCGTCGGGGTCGACGGCGGTGAGCGAGGCGTATTTCGCGAAGTTGCTCGGGCTCGACTTCGTGGCGGTGATGCCGGAGAAGACCTCGCAGCGCAAGATCGCGCTCATCGAGGCCCAGGGCGGGCGCTGTCACTTCGTGCGCCGCCCGCCGGACATGTACACCGAGGCGGCGCGGCTGGCGGCCGAGTCCGGCGGCCACTACATGGACCAGTTCACCCACGCCGAACGGGCCACCGACTGGCGTGGCAACAACAACATCGCCGACAGCATCTTCACCCAGCTGCAGCTCGAGACCCACCCGGTACCGGAGTGGATCGTCATGAGCGCGGGTACCGGCGGCACCAGCGCCACCATCGGCCGCTACATCCGCTACCGCAGGCATGCGACCAGACTCGCCGTGGTGGACCCGGAGAACTCCGCCTTCTACGGCGGCTACGAGACCGGAGACGCCGGTTATCAGACCGGCATGCCCTCGCGTATCGAAGGCATCGGCAGGCCCCGGGTGGAGCCGTCGTTCGTCGGCCAGGTGGTCGACCGGATGATCGCGGTGCCCGACGCCGCCTCGATCGCGGCCATGCGCTACGGCGGCCAGGTCCTCGGCAGGCGGATCGGCGCCTCGACGGGCACGAACCTGTGGGGTGTCTTCCACCTGATCGGCGAGATGCTGGACCGGGGTCGCAGCGGCAGCGTGGTCACCGTGCTGTGCGACGGCGGCGACCGCTACGCCGACACCTACTTCGACGACGACTGGGTCGCGGCGCAGGGCTGGGATCTGACCGAACCGACCGCCGTCATCGACGAGTTCCACCGCACCGGCATCTGGAACGGCTGATCCCTGCGCGCGGCGTGGATTCCGGCGCGCGCTGCTCTGTAATCGATGCTGTGTTGTCTCTCCGAGCGTTGTCTCTCCGAGCGGCCCTTTCCGCCGATTTCGTCAATTTACGTTGACATTCGCCGGTGATGTCAATCAAAATTGACGTCATGACCGAAGCGACAACTCTGGCGGCCGCGGCGGGCAGCCCCGATCCCGAGATCGGGCTGCGCGCGGTCCGCGCGCTGCGCAGGCTGCTCGAACGTTTGGAAGCGATTCAGGTGCGAAATGCCAGGGACCAGGGGTGGTCCTGGCAGGCGATCGCCGACGCGCTCGAGGTCAGCAAGCAAGCGGTGCACCAGAAGTACAACCGGAAGGGCGGCAAGTGATGTTCGAACGATTCAGCCGATCGGCGCGGACGGCCGTGGTCGCGGCGCAGGAAGAAGCCCGGGAGCTGCGCGCACCGCGCATCGACGTCGAGCACGTGCTGCTCGGCCTGCTCGCGCACGCAGAGCCGGGCCTGTCGGCGCTGGTCGCCGAGAGCGCCGGGCTCACGCACGACGGGGCGCGCCAGGCGCTCACGGAAGCGGGCGCGAGTGCGCCGCTGGGACCTGAGGACGCGGAGGCGTTGCGCTCCATCGGCATCGACCTCGACGCGGTGCGCGAATCGCTGGAAGCGAGTTTCGGCGCGGACGCGCTCGATCGCGCCGCACCGGAGCAACGGCGCGGGCTGTTCGGCCGCGACCGGAGCTCGGGCCACACCCCGTTCACCCGCGAGGCGAAGAAGGTGCTGGAGCTGGCGTTGCGAGAGGCGCTGGCCCGCAAGGACAAGAGCATCGAATCCGGGCACATGCTGCTGGCCGTGCTGCGCGCGCCGAACCCGGCCACGGTCCGGTTGCTCGGCGGCCCGGAGTCCGTCGAAGCGTTGCGCCCGCGGGTGCACGAACTGCTCGACGCCGACCGCGCGGCCTGAGCGGGCTCCGGCCGTCTGCGCGCGAGCCCCGCGCGAACAGGCCTGTGCGGCTTAGCATGGGCGCATGCAGCTTGTGATCCGACTGATCATCAACGCGGTGGCCATCTGGCTGGCGGCGGCGTGGGTGAGCGGCATCGACATCCTCAGTCCCGACGACGCCGGGACGGGGGCGAAGATCGCTGTCGTGCTGGCCATCGCCGCCCTGTTCACCCTGGTCAACGCCCTGGTGAAGCCGATCGTGCAGCTGCTGTCGCTGCCGCTGATCCTGCTGACCCTCGGGTTGTTCCTGCTGGTCATCAACGCCCTGATGCTGTGGCTGACCGCGGCGCTCACCGACGTGGTCGACACCGGCGGCTACGGCCTGGAGGTCGCCGGCTTCTGGGCGGCGATCCTCGGCGGCATCATCATCTCGCTGGTGAACTGGGTGCTCGGCGTGCTGGTTCCGGACGGAGACTGAGTTCCGCCGGGGCGGTGCGGGCCATCGCCCCGGCGCGGAATGTGGCGCTGTATCCGAGGCGCGGCAACGCCGGTCGTGCGGCGCCGGTCGTGCGGTGGCGCCGAGGAATACCGAACAGCTCAGCCCAGCGCGAGCGCGACAGCGCACAGGATCGACCAGGCCAGCAGCGCCAGGCCGGAATCACGCAGGGCCGGAATCAGTTCGAGCCCGTTGCCGCCGCCGCGCACCGGGGCGTTGGCCCGCACCGCGAGCGGCGCGGCCAACAGGCCGGCCAGCGCCCACGGCGTGTGCAGGGCCAGTGTCAGGGTGAGCAGGAACGGCACCGTCAGCAACGCCAGATGCAGTGTGCGGGTGCGGGCGTCACCGAGGGTGACCGCCAGGGTGATCTTGCCGGTGGCGGTGTCGGTCGGGATGTCACGCAGATTGTTCGCCACCAGCACGGCGCTGGAGAACGAACCGACCCCGACCGCGAGCGCCGCGCCCACCCAGTCGATCCGCTCGGCCTGCACGAACTGGGTGCCGAGCA
Coding sequences within it:
- a CDS encoding phage holin family protein; translated protein: MQLVIRLIINAVAIWLAAAWVSGIDILSPDDAGTGAKIAVVLAIAALFTLVNALVKPIVQLLSLPLILLTLGLFLLVINALMLWLTAALTDVVDTGGYGLEVAGFWAAILGGIIISLVNWVLGVLVPDGD